From a region of the Pongo abelii isolate AG06213 chromosome 9, NHGRI_mPonAbe1-v2.0_pri, whole genome shotgun sequence genome:
- the TMEM132A gene encoding transmembrane protein 132A isoform X6: MPVRPGQLFSATLLLRDNFTASLLTLRIKVKKGLHVTAARPAQPTLWTAKLDRFKGSKHHTTLITCHRAGFTEPDSSPLELSEFLWVDFVVENSTGGGVAVTRPVTWQLEYPGQAPEAEKDKMVWEILVSERDIRALIPLAKAEELVNTAPLTGVPQHVPVRLVTVDGGGALVEVTEHVGCESANTQVLQVSEACDAVFVAGKESRGARGVRVDFWWRRLRASLRLTVWAPLLPLRIELTDTTLEQVRGWRVPGPAEGPAEPAAEASEEAERRARGCHLQYQRAGVRFLAPFAAHPLDGGRRLTHLLGPDWLLDVSHLVAPHARVLDPRVALLEGGRVLVGREPGVTSIEVRSPLSDSILGEQALAVTDDKVSVLELRVQPVMGISLTLSRGTAHPGEVTATCWAQSALPAPKQEVALSLWLSFSDHTVAPAELYDRRDLGLSVSAEEPGAILPAEEQGAQLGVVVSGAGAEGLPLHVALHPPEPCRRGRHRVPLASGTAWLGLPPASTPAPALPSSPAWSPPATEATVGGERQAAGSVGGNIGVRGKFERAEEEARKDEAEAREEEEEEEEEMVPAPQHVTDLELGMYALLGIFCVAIFIFLVNGVIFVLRYQRKEPPDGATDPTSPQPHNWVWLGTDQEELSRQLDRQSPGPPKGEGGCPCESGGGGEAPTLAPGPPGGTTSSSSTLARKEAGGRRKRVEFVTFAPAPPAQPPEEPVGAPAVQSILVAGEEDIRWVCEDMGLKDPEELRNYMERIRGSS; this comes from the exons ATGCCAGTGCGGCCCGGCCAGCTCTTTAGTGCTACCCTCCTGCTTCGGGACAACTTCACAGCCAGCCTCCTGACCCTGCG GATCAAGGTGAAGAAGGGTCTGCATGTTACAGCTGCCCGCCCCGCGCAGCCCACACTCTGGACTGCCAAGCTGGACCGCTTCAAGGGCTCCAAGCACCACACCACCCTCATCACCTGCCACCGTGCTGGGTTCACAGAGCCAGATTCCAG TCCCCTTGAACTGTCTGAGTTCCTATGGGTGGACTTTGTGGTGGAGAATAGCACTGGTGGGGGCGTAGCGGTCACTCGCCCCGTCACGTGGCAGCTGGAGTACCCAGGCCAGGCCCCTGAAGCAGAGAAGGACAAAATGGTGTGGGAAATCCTTGTGTCTGAGCGGGACATCAGAGCCCTTATCCCACTGGCCAAG gCTGAGGAGCTGGTGAATACAGCACCACTGACTGGAGTGCCCCAGCATGTCCCTGTGCGCCTTGTCACTGTGGACGGCGGGGGGGCCTTGGTGGAGGTGACAGAGCATGTCGGCTGCGAGTCTGCCAACACACAGGTCCTGCAG GTGTCTGAGGCCTGTGATGCCGTGTTCGTAGCTGGCAAGGAGAGCCGGGGCGCCCGGGGGGTGCGGGTGGACTTCTGGTGGCGCCGGCTCAGGGCGTCGCTGCGGCTGACCGTGTGGGCCCCGCTGCTACCGCTGCGCATCGAGCTCACCGACACCACCCTCGAGCAGGTCCGCGGCTGGAGGGTACCTGGCCCTGCTGAAGG GCCTGCGGAACCCGCTGCAGAGGCGTCAGAGGAGGCCGAGCGGCGCGCCCGTGGCTGCCACCTGCAGTACCAGCGCGCCGGTGTGCGCTTCCTCGCCCCCTTCGCGGCCCACCCGCTGGACGGCGGCCGCCGCCTCACACACCTACTTGGCCCCGACTGGCTGCTAGACGTGTCCCACCTTGTGGCGCCACACGCCCGCGTGCTGGACCCGCGTGTAGCCTTGCTGGAGGGCGGCCGTGTCCTGGTGGGCCGGGAGCCCGGTGTCACCTCCATTGAG GTGCGTTCCCCACTGTCTGACTCCATCCTGGGGGAGCAGGCGCTGGCTGTGACGGACGACAAGGTCTCAGTGCTGGAGCTCAGGGTGCAGCCAGTGATGGGCATCTCGCTGACCTTGAGCCGGGGCACTGCCCACCCCGGGGAGGTCACAGCCACGTGCTGGGCACAGTCAGCCCTTCCCGCCCCAAAGCAG GAGGTGGCCCTCTCCCTATGGCTGTCATTCTCTGATCACACCGTGGCCCCGGCTGAGCTCTACGACCGCCGTGACCTGGGACTGTCCGTCTCAGCCGAGGAGCCTGGTGCCATCCTGCCAGCTGAGGAGCAGGGCGCCCAGCTCGGGGTGGTGGTGAGTGGGGCAGGCGCCGAGGGGCTGCCGCTGCATGTGGCTCTGCACCCGCCCGAGCCCTGCCGCCGGGGCCGCCACCGTGTGCCTCTGGCCTCTGGCACCGCCTGGCTGGGGCTGCCGCCTGCCTCCACTCCAGCCCCTGCTCTCCCATCCAGCCCTGCTTGGAGCCCACCAGCCACAGAAGCCACCGTGGGTGGTGAACGGCAGGCGGCAGGCAGTGTCGGGGGCAACATAGGTGTGAGGGGCAAGTTTGAGCGGGCAGAGGAGGAGGCCAGGAAGGACGAGGCCGAAGctagggaggaagaggaggaagaggaggaggagatggtcCCTGCCCCTCAGCATGTCACCGACCTAGAGCTGGGCATGTACGCCCTGCTGGGAATCTTCTGCGTGGCCATCTTCATCTTCTTGGTCAATGGTGTGATCTTCGTCCTGCGCTATCAGCGCAAAGAACCTCCCGACGGTGCCACTGACCCcacctccccccagccccacaaCTGGGTCTGGCTGGGCACTGACCAGGAGGAACTGAGCCGCCAGCTGGACCGGCAGTCCCCTGGCCCGCCCAAGGGGGAGGGGGGCTGCCCTTGTGagagtgggggaggaggggaggcccCTACCCTGGCCCCTGGCCCTCCTGGGGGCACCACCAGTTCCTCGAGCACCCTGGCCCGAAAGGAGGCTGGGGGGCGGCGGAAGC
- the TMEM132A gene encoding transmembrane protein 132A isoform X5 produces MPVRPGQLFSATLLLRDNFTASLLTLRIKVKKGLHVTAARPAQPTLWTAKLDRFKGSKHHTTLITCHRAGFTEPDSSSPLELSEFLWVDFVVENSTGGGVAVTRPVTWQLEYPGQAPEAEKDKMVWEILVSERDIRALIPLAKAEELVNTAPLTGVPQHVPVRLVTVDGGGALVEVTEHVGCESANTQVLQVSEACDAVFVAGKESRGARGVRVDFWWRRLRASLRLTVWAPLLPLRIELTDTTLEQVRGWRVPGPAEGPAEPAAEASEEAERRARGCHLQYQRAGVRFLAPFAAHPLDGGRRLTHLLGPDWLLDVSHLVAPHARVLDPRVALLEGGRVLVGREPGVTSIEVRSPLSDSILGEQALAVTDDKVSVLELRVQPVMGISLTLSRGTAHPGEVTATCWAQSALPAPKQEVALSLWLSFSDHTVAPAELYDRRDLGLSVSAEEPGAILPAEEQGAQLGVVVSGAGAEGLPLHVALHPPEPCRRGRHRVPLASGTAWLGLPPASTPAPALPSSPAWSPPATEATVGGERQAAGSVGGNIGVRGKFERAEEEARKDEAEAREEEEEEEEEMVPAPQHVTDLELGMYALLGIFCVAIFIFLVNGVIFVLRYQRKEPPDGATDPTSPQPHNWVWLGTDQEELSRQLDRQSPGPPKGEGGCPCESGGGGEAPTLAPGPPGGTTSSSSTLARKEAGGRRKRVEFVTFAPAPPAQPPEEPVGAPAVQSILVAGEEDIRWVCEDMGLKDPEELRNYMERIRGSS; encoded by the exons ATGCCAGTGCGGCCCGGCCAGCTCTTTAGTGCTACCCTCCTGCTTCGGGACAACTTCACAGCCAGCCTCCTGACCCTGCG GATCAAGGTGAAGAAGGGTCTGCATGTTACAGCTGCCCGCCCCGCGCAGCCCACACTCTGGACTGCCAAGCTGGACCGCTTCAAGGGCTCCAAGCACCACACCACCCTCATCACCTGCCACCGTGCTGGGTTCACAGAGCCAGATTCCAG CAGTCCCCTTGAACTGTCTGAGTTCCTATGGGTGGACTTTGTGGTGGAGAATAGCACTGGTGGGGGCGTAGCGGTCACTCGCCCCGTCACGTGGCAGCTGGAGTACCCAGGCCAGGCCCCTGAAGCAGAGAAGGACAAAATGGTGTGGGAAATCCTTGTGTCTGAGCGGGACATCAGAGCCCTTATCCCACTGGCCAAG gCTGAGGAGCTGGTGAATACAGCACCACTGACTGGAGTGCCCCAGCATGTCCCTGTGCGCCTTGTCACTGTGGACGGCGGGGGGGCCTTGGTGGAGGTGACAGAGCATGTCGGCTGCGAGTCTGCCAACACACAGGTCCTGCAG GTGTCTGAGGCCTGTGATGCCGTGTTCGTAGCTGGCAAGGAGAGCCGGGGCGCCCGGGGGGTGCGGGTGGACTTCTGGTGGCGCCGGCTCAGGGCGTCGCTGCGGCTGACCGTGTGGGCCCCGCTGCTACCGCTGCGCATCGAGCTCACCGACACCACCCTCGAGCAGGTCCGCGGCTGGAGGGTACCTGGCCCTGCTGAAGG GCCTGCGGAACCCGCTGCAGAGGCGTCAGAGGAGGCCGAGCGGCGCGCCCGTGGCTGCCACCTGCAGTACCAGCGCGCCGGTGTGCGCTTCCTCGCCCCCTTCGCGGCCCACCCGCTGGACGGCGGCCGCCGCCTCACACACCTACTTGGCCCCGACTGGCTGCTAGACGTGTCCCACCTTGTGGCGCCACACGCCCGCGTGCTGGACCCGCGTGTAGCCTTGCTGGAGGGCGGCCGTGTCCTGGTGGGCCGGGAGCCCGGTGTCACCTCCATTGAG GTGCGTTCCCCACTGTCTGACTCCATCCTGGGGGAGCAGGCGCTGGCTGTGACGGACGACAAGGTCTCAGTGCTGGAGCTCAGGGTGCAGCCAGTGATGGGCATCTCGCTGACCTTGAGCCGGGGCACTGCCCACCCCGGGGAGGTCACAGCCACGTGCTGGGCACAGTCAGCCCTTCCCGCCCCAAAGCAG GAGGTGGCCCTCTCCCTATGGCTGTCATTCTCTGATCACACCGTGGCCCCGGCTGAGCTCTACGACCGCCGTGACCTGGGACTGTCCGTCTCAGCCGAGGAGCCTGGTGCCATCCTGCCAGCTGAGGAGCAGGGCGCCCAGCTCGGGGTGGTGGTGAGTGGGGCAGGCGCCGAGGGGCTGCCGCTGCATGTGGCTCTGCACCCGCCCGAGCCCTGCCGCCGGGGCCGCCACCGTGTGCCTCTGGCCTCTGGCACCGCCTGGCTGGGGCTGCCGCCTGCCTCCACTCCAGCCCCTGCTCTCCCATCCAGCCCTGCTTGGAGCCCACCAGCCACAGAAGCCACCGTGGGTGGTGAACGGCAGGCGGCAGGCAGTGTCGGGGGCAACATAGGTGTGAGGGGCAAGTTTGAGCGGGCAGAGGAGGAGGCCAGGAAGGACGAGGCCGAAGctagggaggaagaggaggaagaggaggaggagatggtcCCTGCCCCTCAGCATGTCACCGACCTAGAGCTGGGCATGTACGCCCTGCTGGGAATCTTCTGCGTGGCCATCTTCATCTTCTTGGTCAATGGTGTGATCTTCGTCCTGCGCTATCAGCGCAAAGAACCTCCCGACGGTGCCACTGACCCcacctccccccagccccacaaCTGGGTCTGGCTGGGCACTGACCAGGAGGAACTGAGCCGCCAGCTGGACCGGCAGTCCCCTGGCCCGCCCAAGGGGGAGGGGGGCTGCCCTTGTGagagtgggggaggaggggaggcccCTACCCTGGCCCCTGGCCCTCCTGGGGGCACCACCAGTTCCTCGAGCACCCTGGCCCGAAAGGAGGCTGGGGGGCGGCGGAAGC
- the TMEM132A gene encoding transmembrane protein 132A isoform X3, translated as MCARMAGRAAAAPRGPYGPWLCLLVALALDVVRVDCGQAPLDPVYLPAALELLDAPEHFRVQQVGHYPPANSSLSSRSETFLLLQPWPRAQPLLRASYPPFATQQVVPPRVTEPHQRPVPWDVRAVSVEAAVTPAEPHARVLFHLKGQDWPPGSGSLPCARLHATHPAGTAHQACRFQPSLGACVVELELPSHWFSQASTTRAELAYTLEPAAEGPGGCGSGEENDPGEQALPVGGVELRPADPPQYQEVPLDEAVTLRVPDMPVRPGQLFSATLLLRDNFTASLLTLRIKVKKGLHVTAARPAQPTLWTAKLDRFKGSKHHTTLITCHRAGFTEPDSSSPLELSEFLWVDFVVENSTGGGVAVTRPVTWQLEYPGQAPEAEKDKMVWEILVSERDIRALIPLAKAEELVNTAPLTGVPQHVPVRLVTVDGGGALVEVTEHVGCESANTQVLQVSEACDAVFVAGKESRGARGVRVDFWWRRLRASLRLTVWAPLLPLRIELTDTTLEQVRGWRVPGPAEGPAEPAAEASEEAERRARGCHLQYQRAGVRFLAPFAAHPLDGGRRLTHLLGPDWLLDVSHLVAPHARVLDPRVALLEGGRVLVGREPGVTSIEVRSPLSDSILGEQALAVTDDKVSVLELRVQPVMGISLTLSRGTAHPGEVTATCWAQSALPAPKQEVALSLWLSFSDHTVAPAELYDRRDLGLSVSAEEPGAILPAEEQGAQLGVVVSGAGAEGLPLHVALHPPEPCRRGRHRVPLASGTAWLGLPPASTPAPALPSSPAWSPPATEATVGGERQAAGSVGGNIGVRGKFERAEEEARKDEAEAREEEEEEEEEMVPAPQHVTDLELGMYALLGIFCVAIFIFLVNGVIFVLRYQRKEPPDGATDPTSPQPHNWVWLGTDQEELSRQLDRQSPGPPKGEGGCPCESGGGGEAPTLAPGPPGGTTSSSSTLARKEAGGRRKRVEFVTFAPAPPAQPPEEPVGAPAVQSILVAGEEDIRWVCEDMGLKDPEELRNYMERIRGSS; from the exons ATGTGCGCGCGGATGGCCGGGCGCGCTGCAGCGGCCCCTCGGGGGCCCTACGGcccctggctctgcctcctggtgGCCCTCGCCCTGGACGTCGTGAGAG TGGACTGTGGCCAGGCTCCCCTGGACCCTGTCTACCTGCCGGCAGCCCTGGAGCTCCTAGACGCCCCTGAGCACTTCCGTGTGCAGCAGGTGGGCCATTATCCACCTGCCAACTCCTCTCTGAGCTCCCGATCTGAGACCTTTCTGCTCCTGCAGCCCTGGCCCAGGGCCCAGCCACTTCTCCGGGCCTCCTACCCGCCTTTTGCCACTCAGCAG GTGGTCCCCCCTCGAGTCACTGAGCCCCACCAACGGCCAGTCCCATGGGACGTGCGGGCCGTTTCAGTGGAAGCGGCTGTGACTCCAGCAGAGCCCCACGCCCGGGTTCTCTTCCACCTCAAAGGCCAGGACTGGCCACCAGGGTCTGGCAGCCTGCCCTGTGCCCGGCTCCATGCCACACACCCTGCAGGCACTGCTCACCAAGCTTGCCGCTTCCAG CCATCCCTGGGCGCCTGCGTGGTGGAGCTGGAGCTTCCCTCGCACTGGTTCTCCCAGGCCTCCACCACACGGGCCGAGCTGGCCTACACGCTTGAGCCTGCGGCTGAGGGCCCTGGGGGCTGTGGCTCCGGCGAGGAGAACGACCCTGGGGAGCAGGCCCTCCCAGTGGGGGGCGTGGAGCTGCGCCCAGCAGACCCCCCACAGTACCAGGAGGTACCTCTGGACGAGGCTGTGACTCTGCGGGTGCCTGACATGCCAGTGCGGCCCGGCCAGCTCTTTAGTGCTACCCTCCTGCTTCGGGACAACTTCACAGCCAGCCTCCTGACCCTGCG GATCAAGGTGAAGAAGGGTCTGCATGTTACAGCTGCCCGCCCCGCGCAGCCCACACTCTGGACTGCCAAGCTGGACCGCTTCAAGGGCTCCAAGCACCACACCACCCTCATCACCTGCCACCGTGCTGGGTTCACAGAGCCAGATTCCAG CAGTCCCCTTGAACTGTCTGAGTTCCTATGGGTGGACTTTGTGGTGGAGAATAGCACTGGTGGGGGCGTAGCGGTCACTCGCCCCGTCACGTGGCAGCTGGAGTACCCAGGCCAGGCCCCTGAAGCAGAGAAGGACAAAATGGTGTGGGAAATCCTTGTGTCTGAGCGGGACATCAGAGCCCTTATCCCACTGGCCAAG gCTGAGGAGCTGGTGAATACAGCACCACTGACTGGAGTGCCCCAGCATGTCCCTGTGCGCCTTGTCACTGTGGACGGCGGGGGGGCCTTGGTGGAGGTGACAGAGCATGTCGGCTGCGAGTCTGCCAACACACAGGTCCTGCAG GTGTCTGAGGCCTGTGATGCCGTGTTCGTAGCTGGCAAGGAGAGCCGGGGCGCCCGGGGGGTGCGGGTGGACTTCTGGTGGCGCCGGCTCAGGGCGTCGCTGCGGCTGACCGTGTGGGCCCCGCTGCTACCGCTGCGCATCGAGCTCACCGACACCACCCTCGAGCAGGTCCGCGGCTGGAGGGTACCTGGCCCTGCTGAAGG GCCTGCGGAACCCGCTGCAGAGGCGTCAGAGGAGGCCGAGCGGCGCGCCCGTGGCTGCCACCTGCAGTACCAGCGCGCCGGTGTGCGCTTCCTCGCCCCCTTCGCGGCCCACCCGCTGGACGGCGGCCGCCGCCTCACACACCTACTTGGCCCCGACTGGCTGCTAGACGTGTCCCACCTTGTGGCGCCACACGCCCGCGTGCTGGACCCGCGTGTAGCCTTGCTGGAGGGCGGCCGTGTCCTGGTGGGCCGGGAGCCCGGTGTCACCTCCATTGAG GTGCGTTCCCCACTGTCTGACTCCATCCTGGGGGAGCAGGCGCTGGCTGTGACGGACGACAAGGTCTCAGTGCTGGAGCTCAGGGTGCAGCCAGTGATGGGCATCTCGCTGACCTTGAGCCGGGGCACTGCCCACCCCGGGGAGGTCACAGCCACGTGCTGGGCACAGTCAGCCCTTCCCGCCCCAAAGCAG GAGGTGGCCCTCTCCCTATGGCTGTCATTCTCTGATCACACCGTGGCCCCGGCTGAGCTCTACGACCGCCGTGACCTGGGACTGTCCGTCTCAGCCGAGGAGCCTGGTGCCATCCTGCCAGCTGAGGAGCAGGGCGCCCAGCTCGGGGTGGTGGTGAGTGGGGCAGGCGCCGAGGGGCTGCCGCTGCATGTGGCTCTGCACCCGCCCGAGCCCTGCCGCCGGGGCCGCCACCGTGTGCCTCTGGCCTCTGGCACCGCCTGGCTGGGGCTGCCGCCTGCCTCCACTCCAGCCCCTGCTCTCCCATCCAGCCCTGCTTGGAGCCCACCAGCCACAGAAGCCACCGTGGGTGGTGAACGGCAGGCGGCAGGCAGTGTCGGGGGCAACATAGGTGTGAGGGGCAAGTTTGAGCGGGCAGAGGAGGAGGCCAGGAAGGACGAGGCCGAAGctagggaggaagaggaggaagaggaggaggagatggtcCCTGCCCCTCAGCATGTCACCGACCTAGAGCTGGGCATGTACGCCCTGCTGGGAATCTTCTGCGTGGCCATCTTCATCTTCTTGGTCAATGGTGTGATCTTCGTCCTGCGCTATCAGCGCAAAGAACCTCCCGACGGTGCCACTGACCCcacctccccccagccccacaaCTGGGTCTGGCTGGGCACTGACCAGGAGGAACTGAGCCGCCAGCTGGACCGGCAGTCCCCTGGCCCGCCCAAGGGGGAGGGGGGCTGCCCTTGTGagagtgggggaggaggggaggcccCTACCCTGGCCCCTGGCCCTCCTGGGGGCACCACCAGTTCCTCGAGCACCCTGGCCCGAAAGGAGGCTGGGGGGCGGCGGAAGC
- the TMEM132A gene encoding transmembrane protein 132A isoform X1, which produces MVVRGEGTFTALFSLSCPQLLCPSMALGSAPASSGAVIISPSYASSVDCGQAPLDPVYLPAALELLDAPEHFRVQQVGHYPPANSSLSSRSETFLLLQPWPRAQPLLRASYPPFATQQVVPPRVTEPHQRPVPWDVRAVSVEAAVTPAEPHARVLFHLKGQDWPPGSGSLPCARLHATHPAGTAHQACRFQPSLGACVVELELPSHWFSQASTTRAELAYTLEPAAEGPGGCGSGEENDPGEQALPVGGVELRPADPPQYQEVPLDEAVTLRVPDMPVRPGQLFSATLLLRDNFTASLLTLRIKVKKGLHVTAARPAQPTLWTAKLDRFKGSKHHTTLITCHRAGFTEPDSSSPLELSEFLWVDFVVENSTGGGVAVTRPVTWQLEYPGQAPEAEKDKMVWEILVSERDIRALIPLAKAEELVNTAPLTGVPQHVPVRLVTVDGGGALVEVTEHVGCESANTQVLQVSEACDAVFVAGKESRGARGVRVDFWWRRLRASLRLTVWAPLLPLRIELTDTTLEQVRGWRVPGPAEGPAEPAAEASEEAERRARGCHLQYQRAGVRFLAPFAAHPLDGGRRLTHLLGPDWLLDVSHLVAPHARVLDPRVALLEGGRVLVGREPGVTSIEVRSPLSDSILGEQALAVTDDKVSVLELRVQPVMGISLTLSRGTAHPGEVTATCWAQSALPAPKQEVALSLWLSFSDHTVAPAELYDRRDLGLSVSAEEPGAILPAEEQGAQLGVVVSGAGAEGLPLHVALHPPEPCRRGRHRVPLASGTAWLGLPPASTPAPALPSSPAWSPPATEATVGGERQAAGSVGGNIGVRGKFERAEEEARKDEAEAREEEEEEEEEMVPAPQHVTDLELGMYALLGIFCVAIFIFLVNGVIFVLRYQRKEPPDGATDPTSPQPHNWVWLGTDQEELSRQLDRQSPGPPKGEGGCPCESGGGGEAPTLAPGPPGGTTSSSSTLARKEAGGRRKRVEFVTFAPAPPAQPPEEPVGAPAVQSILVAGEEDIRWVCEDMGLKDPEELRNYMERIRGSS; this is translated from the exons atggtgGTGAGAGGGGAAGGGACATTTACAgcccttttctccctctcctgccCACAACTACTGTGCCCCAGCATGGCGCTCGGGTCAGCCCCTGCCAGCTCTGGAGCTGTCATCATCTCTCCCTCTTATGCCTCTTCAGTGGACTGTGGCCAGGCTCCCCTGGACCCTGTCTACCTGCCGGCAGCCCTGGAGCTCCTAGACGCCCCTGAGCACTTCCGTGTGCAGCAGGTGGGCCATTATCCACCTGCCAACTCCTCTCTGAGCTCCCGATCTGAGACCTTTCTGCTCCTGCAGCCCTGGCCCAGGGCCCAGCCACTTCTCCGGGCCTCCTACCCGCCTTTTGCCACTCAGCAG GTGGTCCCCCCTCGAGTCACTGAGCCCCACCAACGGCCAGTCCCATGGGACGTGCGGGCCGTTTCAGTGGAAGCGGCTGTGACTCCAGCAGAGCCCCACGCCCGGGTTCTCTTCCACCTCAAAGGCCAGGACTGGCCACCAGGGTCTGGCAGCCTGCCCTGTGCCCGGCTCCATGCCACACACCCTGCAGGCACTGCTCACCAAGCTTGCCGCTTCCAG CCATCCCTGGGCGCCTGCGTGGTGGAGCTGGAGCTTCCCTCGCACTGGTTCTCCCAGGCCTCCACCACACGGGCCGAGCTGGCCTACACGCTTGAGCCTGCGGCTGAGGGCCCTGGGGGCTGTGGCTCCGGCGAGGAGAACGACCCTGGGGAGCAGGCCCTCCCAGTGGGGGGCGTGGAGCTGCGCCCAGCAGACCCCCCACAGTACCAGGAGGTACCTCTGGACGAGGCTGTGACTCTGCGGGTGCCTGACATGCCAGTGCGGCCCGGCCAGCTCTTTAGTGCTACCCTCCTGCTTCGGGACAACTTCACAGCCAGCCTCCTGACCCTGCG GATCAAGGTGAAGAAGGGTCTGCATGTTACAGCTGCCCGCCCCGCGCAGCCCACACTCTGGACTGCCAAGCTGGACCGCTTCAAGGGCTCCAAGCACCACACCACCCTCATCACCTGCCACCGTGCTGGGTTCACAGAGCCAGATTCCAG CAGTCCCCTTGAACTGTCTGAGTTCCTATGGGTGGACTTTGTGGTGGAGAATAGCACTGGTGGGGGCGTAGCGGTCACTCGCCCCGTCACGTGGCAGCTGGAGTACCCAGGCCAGGCCCCTGAAGCAGAGAAGGACAAAATGGTGTGGGAAATCCTTGTGTCTGAGCGGGACATCAGAGCCCTTATCCCACTGGCCAAG gCTGAGGAGCTGGTGAATACAGCACCACTGACTGGAGTGCCCCAGCATGTCCCTGTGCGCCTTGTCACTGTGGACGGCGGGGGGGCCTTGGTGGAGGTGACAGAGCATGTCGGCTGCGAGTCTGCCAACACACAGGTCCTGCAG GTGTCTGAGGCCTGTGATGCCGTGTTCGTAGCTGGCAAGGAGAGCCGGGGCGCCCGGGGGGTGCGGGTGGACTTCTGGTGGCGCCGGCTCAGGGCGTCGCTGCGGCTGACCGTGTGGGCCCCGCTGCTACCGCTGCGCATCGAGCTCACCGACACCACCCTCGAGCAGGTCCGCGGCTGGAGGGTACCTGGCCCTGCTGAAGG GCCTGCGGAACCCGCTGCAGAGGCGTCAGAGGAGGCCGAGCGGCGCGCCCGTGGCTGCCACCTGCAGTACCAGCGCGCCGGTGTGCGCTTCCTCGCCCCCTTCGCGGCCCACCCGCTGGACGGCGGCCGCCGCCTCACACACCTACTTGGCCCCGACTGGCTGCTAGACGTGTCCCACCTTGTGGCGCCACACGCCCGCGTGCTGGACCCGCGTGTAGCCTTGCTGGAGGGCGGCCGTGTCCTGGTGGGCCGGGAGCCCGGTGTCACCTCCATTGAG GTGCGTTCCCCACTGTCTGACTCCATCCTGGGGGAGCAGGCGCTGGCTGTGACGGACGACAAGGTCTCAGTGCTGGAGCTCAGGGTGCAGCCAGTGATGGGCATCTCGCTGACCTTGAGCCGGGGCACTGCCCACCCCGGGGAGGTCACAGCCACGTGCTGGGCACAGTCAGCCCTTCCCGCCCCAAAGCAG GAGGTGGCCCTCTCCCTATGGCTGTCATTCTCTGATCACACCGTGGCCCCGGCTGAGCTCTACGACCGCCGTGACCTGGGACTGTCCGTCTCAGCCGAGGAGCCTGGTGCCATCCTGCCAGCTGAGGAGCAGGGCGCCCAGCTCGGGGTGGTGGTGAGTGGGGCAGGCGCCGAGGGGCTGCCGCTGCATGTGGCTCTGCACCCGCCCGAGCCCTGCCGCCGGGGCCGCCACCGTGTGCCTCTGGCCTCTGGCACCGCCTGGCTGGGGCTGCCGCCTGCCTCCACTCCAGCCCCTGCTCTCCCATCCAGCCCTGCTTGGAGCCCACCAGCCACAGAAGCCACCGTGGGTGGTGAACGGCAGGCGGCAGGCAGTGTCGGGGGCAACATAGGTGTGAGGGGCAAGTTTGAGCGGGCAGAGGAGGAGGCCAGGAAGGACGAGGCCGAAGctagggaggaagaggaggaagaggaggaggagatggtcCCTGCCCCTCAGCATGTCACCGACCTAGAGCTGGGCATGTACGCCCTGCTGGGAATCTTCTGCGTGGCCATCTTCATCTTCTTGGTCAATGGTGTGATCTTCGTCCTGCGCTATCAGCGCAAAGAACCTCCCGACGGTGCCACTGACCCcacctccccccagccccacaaCTGGGTCTGGCTGGGCACTGACCAGGAGGAACTGAGCCGCCAGCTGGACCGGCAGTCCCCTGGCCCGCCCAAGGGGGAGGGGGGCTGCCCTTGTGagagtgggggaggaggggaggcccCTACCCTGGCCCCTGGCCCTCCTGGGGGCACCACCAGTTCCTCGAGCACCCTGGCCCGAAAGGAGGCTGGGGGGCGGCGGAAGC